The Humulus lupulus chromosome 4, drHumLupu1.1, whole genome shotgun sequence genome has a window encoding:
- the LOC133831621 gene encoding probable glutathione S-transferase gives MEEVKVIGSRTSGFCTRVEWALKLKSVEYEYLVEDLTNKSPILLKYNPILKKVPVLLHLDKPIAESLLILEYIDEVWKENPLLPQHPYERAKARFWAKFSDEKVLMGSFEACKAQGEGKEKLIETAQEYLGFLEKEIEGKKFFGGERIGYLDLVVGWIPLWLDVMEEIGEMKLIQVDKFPCLHQWCKTFMDNPVIAESAPSRKSLVEYFNASITYIRSLEASKE, from the exons ATGGAAGAAGTGAAGGTGATTGGTTCGAGAACGAGCGGATTCTGTACTAGAGTAGAGTGGGCGTTGAAGCTAAAGAGTGTGGAGTATGAGTACTTGGTGGAAGATTTGACAAACAAAAGTCCAATTCTTCTCAAGTATAATCCAATTCTTAAGAAAGTTCCTGTTCTTTTACACTTGGACAAACCTATAGCTGAGTCCCTACTCATTCTAGAGTACATTGATGAGGTGTGGAAAGAAAACCCTTTGCTTCCCCAACACCCTTATGAAAGAGCCAAAGCTAGATTTTGGGCCAAGTTTAGTGATGAGAag GTTTTGATGGGATCATTTGAAGCTTGCAAAGCTCAAGGAGAAGGGAAAGAAAAATTGATAGAAACTGCCCAAGAATATTTGGGTTTTCTTGAGAAGGAAATCGAAGGGAAGAAGTTTTTCGGAGGAGAAAGAATCGGTTATCTAGATTTAGTAGTGGGATGGATTCCTTTATGGCTTGATGTGATGGAAGAAATTGGAGAGATGAAGTTAATCCAAGTAGACAAATTTCCATGTCTTCATCAATGGTGTAAGACTTTCATGGATAATCCAGTTATAGCAGAATCAGCTCCGTCAAGAAAATCACTTGTCGAGTATTTTAATGCTAGTATCACCTATATCCGCTCATTGGAAGCTAGCAAAGAgtga